Within the Emticicia oligotrophica DSM 17448 genome, the region TGCCCCCAACTACATTTATCGTGCCTGATACTTGTAATCCTTTATAGTTCTTACCAACTAAATTGCCAAAACTTGCTACTTGAATACCATTTCCGTTGCCTATTACTGCATTTCCGAATCCCGCTGCTTGAATACTTGCATGCATGTCTTGTAAAACTAAGTTCCCAAATCCTGAAGCTTGGATACCCGAAAAGTTCTTAAGTGTAGCGTTGGCGAATCCTGCAACTTGAATACCACCTGTATTACCACCATTTAAGTTGCTAAATCCAGAACCTTGAATGCCATAAAAGTTTCTGCCATTCACACTCGTAAAACCCGCAACCTGAATACCCTTCACATCTTGACCAACCAAATTGGCAAACCCTGAGGCTTGAATTCCATTTACTTTTCCTCGAACAACATTAAGGAATCCACCAACTTCTAATGAACGAACGCCCAAAGAATAACCAGCAATGATATTTAATGAAATATTATTTATCACATTTCCACTTAAATAATGATTGGTTCCAATAAATGGCAAAAATGAAATTTGAATTGGGCGATAAATGGTGTCACGAATATTATCAAGATGAATATTTTGTTTTTGCGTTATAAACCAATCAGTTAAGCGTCTTTGGGTAATGAGTAATTTCTCTCGGGTACTTGCCCAATATTCTTCATAATTAAACTTCGGAATTTCGATGATAATTGAATCTTTTTCTTCTCTTGGCTCAATTTTGGTAATAATTGGTTGGATAGGTGGCAAGCTATCTAGTTTCTTATTGGGTAAGGAATCAATTTTAAAAGAAACCAAACGAGCAATTGTATCAATTTTTGGAAGTTTGGGTGTTGGTAATAGGTTGATATTGAGTAGTTTGTCTTGCTTTGCTTTAATTAAAATACGCTCATCTTGATAGTTTTGCTTTCTGACGAGCAAGTTGATATTATTTAGTTCTTTGGGAATTTTTAGACGGTAATAGCCATATTGATTAGATACGGCAGAAGCGAGGGTAACTGGTTCATAAATACTCGCTCTTTCAATTTTCAAGCCCGTTTCCCCGTCTGAAACGTAGCCCATTACGAAAAAATCTTTTTGAGGTTCTTCTGTATTTTTCTTCAAAATAATATAATTACCTCTATTCTTAAACGAAATCGTATTACCTAAAATATTCGATAAAACCTCTCTAACTGGTTGATTTTGAGTGTTTAAACTTACTTTCTTTTCCACCGAAATTTCTTCGGGATTATAAGAAAAACTAAAGTTTCCAGCTTTTGAAATAATGTTAAGTGCATTATCAATACGTTCATTGGAAATTTTAATCGAAATAATTCGCTCAAGCGGAGGGCGGCTTTGAGAAATTACTTTAGTAATACAGATGAGGAGTAATAAAAATGTTAATAGCTTTTTCATATTAAAATACTGAATTCTGTTTTGAGGCTATGACATTTTATTTTTGATTTTCCCCTATGCAAGTTGGCAGTTTTTATAATCTTTTTGTATAAAATTGGTAATACGTTTGACGTATGTTTACTGAGCATTGCTTAATGTTCCACATCCTGTCCCATCAATAATATATTTTTCTCCTTCGATTATAACTTTAAGATTAAGCGTTTCTGCAATTACATTGAGGGCATTTGGTAAGCTTTCGTTATTGAAAGTAGTAGTTAAGCGACAGCTCTTAATGGCATTGTTTTTCAGTACAATTTTCTTGTGATAGTTTTCACTTAAAACAGTTAGCACATGTTCAAGACTTGAATTTTCAAAAATGAATGTTTTTGTATGGTAAGCAAAAATATTTTTATCAGTTAAAATTGCTTTTTTGATGGTGTCTTTGGCAGCCTCAAATTCAGCCTCCTCGCCTTTTACTAAAAGTGTTTTTTGTTTTTTGTGCTTAAATTCAACTTTGCCCGATTCTACACTTACTTTTACGTTGGTGGTGTAAGCTTTTACATTAAAAGAAGTGCCAAGAACCTTTACATCAGTGCCGTTGGCGTGGATGATAAAAGGCTTTTGCTCATTGCGTTTGACATTAAAAAAAGCCTCACCCGAAAGATTAATTTCACGGGTATCACCCTCAAAATCTGTTGGATAGCTTAATTGAGTATTTGAATTAAGAAAGACAACTGAGCCATCAGGAAGCTTTTGTTCTAGGGTTTGATTTTGAGTTTTGAGCGTAATGATGTCAGGTTCTTTTTTACGCATGAATAATATCGCAAGGCTGGCAGCTAAAAGTAAAGTGATACTTGCTGCGATGCGAACAGGCGTAAAAAAAAGGAGTTTACTTTGCTTAGCTTTAATATTTTTTTGGTTAGGATTTGGCTCCATTTTAGCCTTCACCTTTTTCCACGCGGCATCAACATTAACAACTACCTGCTCGTCTGAATTTTCGGCTTTACTATTGGCAATTTGTGCCAAGATAAACTGGTAATCGTTTAGTTCTTTTTGGTTTTTTGGGTCTTTCCTTAACCAATCCTCAACTAATGCCGATTCTTGGGCATCAGTTTCCTGAGCCAAGTATTTGCCTAAAAGGTTTTCGGATATTGGTTGGTTAGGGGTCATTTTTTATTCAGAATAATATACATTTATTTGATTAACCATCAAATTTTTATCGAATGTCATCACTTCAGCCGCCTTTTTATTAGTCGCTGTATTCAAATAATAAATCGTGATGCCATCAATTCCAATCAAAAGTTCGATTAACTCAAATTTTAAATTCGGGATTCGCTCTAAGCCAATCGTCCAATATTTTCTAACTTCCTCTTTTCCTACAACAATACCATTGCTTTGCGGGTAAAGTTTGGCCGCCATTGGCGTTGTTATAGAGAAGTCATCGGTATAATGGCTCAAAATTCTATCAAGGTCATGCGAATTCCAAGCGTCTATCCATTCTTCTGCAAAAGATTTGGCAAAGTCCAATGTTATCATCTAATTCAAGAAAAATATGAGTAATGGTAAATATTCTGCTAGTTCGAGTCGTAAAATTTTTAATGCTTTCCCTATTTGGTTTTCAACCGTTTTTGGTGAAAGATTGAGTTGTTCGGCTATTTCGTGATATTTAAGTTCTTCGAACCTGCTCATTCTGAAAATCAATTGACATTGCTCTGGTAATTTCTTAATTGCCTCTTCAATTTTAAATTCAAGTTCATTTTTTATAACTGTTTGACTCACCGATTCATACGAAGCCTCATAATAATTGACAGCGTATTGTTGGTGGTCTTCTCGAACTTTCAAGTGTTTGATTCTATTCAAACAATGATTATGTACCGCCCGATATAGATACGATTTAAAGGAAATAGAGATTTCTAAATCTTCTCGTTTCTCCCAAATGCTCAAAAAAAGATTTTGTACAATTTCTTCGGCTTCTTCAATTTCTTTGAGCATCGAGTTGGCATACGTGCATAGGGTCTGATAATATTTCCGAAATACATGTTCGAAAACATTTTCATCTCCTTCTTTGATTGCACTGATTATTTCTTGCTCCGATAAAGTCACCGATTTTATTCAATATTTTGTGCAAACATAAAGTTTTGTGTCCAATTATCTAAAACCACAATGGATAAATGGTGAAAATACGATTTAAGCCATCTAAATAAATGACAACCCAGAAAATTATTTCCCCTATGGGGAAGTTTAAATTATTTAAAAAAAATAGTGATGGGGTAGGGGGGAAGGCTTTTTCGGTTGTCTTTTGTTCATAATTAAACAATTAAAAAGCTATTATAAAATGAAAAAAATGAAATTCGCCGCCATGTTATTGATGGCCGCTCTTACGCTAAGTATGATTTCTTGTGATGTACTACAGACCACGGTTGACCCAGTTTATGCAAAACAAAAATTATTTGATGTGAAAAATTTTGATGCTCTTGAAATAGGAAGTGCTTTTGAGATTACTGTAACTAAAGGAACGGATTTCAAAATAAAAGCATCGGGAGATGAAAAAGACATCGATGATTTAATTGTGAAAGAAAGAAATGGAACTTTGGAGGTTTACTACAAAAATAATTGGCGATTACGCCGATATCGAATGAGTATTGATATTGAAATGCCAGACTTGAAAAAGGTAGATTTTTCGGGAGCTACGGAGTCTAGTATAAAAGGGTTTGATAACTTAGATGAATTGGAAATTGAACTTTCGGGAGCATCGAAAGGAACTTTCTATGCAAGTGCAAGAACTTATGATATTAACTTATCGGGTGCTTCAATACTTGATTTGGAAGGACAAACCAATAAAATTTATGCTGAACTTTCGGGTGCTTCTACCTTGAATGCTTTTAATACTGATGCAATTGATGCTTCTATGAATCTTTCGGGGGCAAGTAATGGTCGAATTAATGTTTCAAAAAAATTGAAAGTAACAGCGAGTGGAGCAAGTAAGCTGCGTTATCGTGGAGCGGCCAACGTTGAATCAAATCTATCTGGAAGCAGTAAGGTTGTTAAAGAATAAAATTAGACTAACCTATCTATGGTCAGCAAGTGATTGTTGACCGTAGAATTTAATTCTCAATTTGCGTGAAAATGATGTAAAAAACTCAACAAACGTTCATAATTTATTAAATCATCGTCGGTACCTTGTTTCAGTAAAAAATGACGATAAATATTGGCTAAAGTAGTGAAATTATGATTGTCGTTTAGCTTTGCTGCAACAATTCCCTTGAAGCAACGATGGACTTGATTGTATAAATACCTACATGGTAAGCTTGGGGCATCGTTGAGTTTTTCTTCAATGAAACTTAAAGAGTCTGCGGTGTTCAAAAAATCAAATCCTTTGTTTAGATAAAAGTCTTTTATTTCTTCAACAACTTTTTGAAATTCCTCTTCATCTGAAATTTTATACCTAAAATATTTCTTCTCTAAAAACTTCCCAATACTAATAACCAAAGTATTTGCCGAAGGGCGATAACCATAGCTATTATTTAAAAACTGTTGGGCTATTTCTTCAATAAATTCAAATCTTACGCCAAAATTTACTTCAATCCAGTAGATATTTTGATTAGCTGATATAGAAAAAATTATATTCTGAAATCCGTTTTGCGTAGATTTGCGAAACTGCTTTTGGTCAAGACACAAACCAAACCCGTGCGATGAGAAAAAGCCATCTAATCGCTCAAAGAATCGGGTTTCGAATTGATATTGTCCCATACTTAAATTCATATAATGATAAACTTTTGTTGAATACAAATGTTTTCAGAAGGGCATTTATAAATTTTTATTAAAAGCTAATAAACTGATGTTCAGGAGATTTTTTAAAATAGTTTTTTTGGTTTGTATTGGTTTTGGCGTGAGTGCTCAATCAAATACAAAAACTACGCCATTAGCTTCTCAAGTTATCAGAGGAAAAGTAATTGACTACGTAAGTGAACGAGCGGTAGTTGGAGCTTCAATCACCTTAAAAGATGCTAGAAAAGGTACACAAACAGACCCTGAGGGAAATTTTAGCCTTGGGAAAATGCCCATTGGGCGTTACCAAATTCAAGTGAGTTCGGTAGGATACGAATCGCAGACAATTTCTGAATTATTGCTTGAGTCAGGCAAAGAAATGGTGCTTGAAGTGAGATTGCGTCCTTCGGCTAATCAATTAGCTGAGGCAGTAGTACGTGCTCCTTCAGCTAATCTTTCTGGAGCAGTTACGAGTATTCAAAATATTTCAACAGAACAAATATTTCGTTATCCCGGAACGTACCTTGACCCAGCTCGCTTAGCTACAGCCTACGCAGGTGTGGCCAATTCGAATGACCAAGCAAATGGTATGATTATTAGAGGAAACTCGCCGAATGGTATGCAATGGCGTTTGGAAGGAGTTGAAATCGTAAATCCTAACCATTTGAGTAATGCAGGTACTTTTAGTGATAGAATTACTCAGAATTCAGGTGGCGTAAACATTCTTTCTGCACAGTTATTAGGTAATATGAATTTTCTCACAGGGGCTTTCCCTGCTGAATATGGGAATGCTCTCTCAGGAGTAATGGATTTACGTTTAAGAAAAGGAAATGATAAAAAGCATGAATTTACTGCACAAGCGGGCTTAATTGGAATAGATTTAGCAGCCGAAGGCCCAATGGGAAAGAAAGGTGCAAGTTATTTAGTCAATTATAGGTATTCTTTTACGGGTTTATTGGCGGCCATGGGTGTAAAATTTGGCGGTGAAGATATTCGTTTCCAAGATTTATCGTTCAACTTAAATTTCCCAACTAAAAAAGCGGGAAATTTTACGATTTTTGGAATGGGAGGCCTAAGTAGCAATGTCTTTGAGGCAGTGAGAGATACCACTCAGTGGTTGGTTCAGAAAGATGGTTTTGATATTTATTTCAAAAACAAAATGGGTGCTGCTGGACTAACACATAGTTTAAGTTTAGGTAAAAAGCTTCTTTGGCGTACGGTAGTTGCAACATCTGGCTTGAAAAATTCTCGTGAAGGGTACGTTTTAAGTAAAGTCAATTTCCAAAGGTTTTTAAACCAAGCCGATTCATCTATTAAAACAAAATCTACTTTTACCACCAATTTGACTTATAAGTTTGGCGAATATTCCAATCTAAAGGTAGGAGTTTTTGTTACACGTCAATATGATGAATTATTTGCTCGTTCAACTGATAAAAAATCATCTGGAGCCGCTCAAGGACTTGTTATTCAACCTTATGCAAATTTACATTTGAGCCTATTGCCCAAACTTACTGCCAATATAGGTTTGCATTACCTGAAATATACCTTTAATCAAACCAAATCTATCGAGCCTCGCGTATCAGTTCAATATCAAATCACTAATAATCAAACAATTAGTGCGGCTTATGGTTTGCACAGCCAGCTCCAACAACCAGAAATTTATTTTGCCTTAGCCACGCCTAATAGTGGTTTTTTAGGAAATGCCACACTTGATGTAACCAAATCACGTCATTATGTTTTGAGCCATCAATATTCATTTAAAAAGGGTTCTTATTTTAAAACAGAATTGTTTTATCAGCAAATATTCAATGTGCCGACAGCACTGTTTAATCCTACATTTTCGACGCTTAATTTAATTGAAGATTATACGCCAGAACCGCTACAAAACTTTGGTAAAGGGCGTAATTATGGCGTAGAAATTAGTTATCAACAATATCTCACCAATGGCTTTTATGCTTTAACTAATGCTACACTTTACAATGCTACTTATACGAATCATGATGGCATTGAAAGAAACAGCCGTTTTAATGGAAAACATATTTTTAATCTAACAATTGGGAAGGAATGGTCGAGAAGTAAAGACCGTACACTCGGAAC harbors:
- a CDS encoding TonB-dependent receptor gives rise to the protein MFRRFFKIVFLVCIGFGVSAQSNTKTTPLASQVIRGKVIDYVSERAVVGASITLKDARKGTQTDPEGNFSLGKMPIGRYQIQVSSVGYESQTISELLLESGKEMVLEVRLRPSANQLAEAVVRAPSANLSGAVTSIQNISTEQIFRYPGTYLDPARLATAYAGVANSNDQANGMIIRGNSPNGMQWRLEGVEIVNPNHLSNAGTFSDRITQNSGGVNILSAQLLGNMNFLTGAFPAEYGNALSGVMDLRLRKGNDKKHEFTAQAGLIGIDLAAEGPMGKKGASYLVNYRYSFTGLLAAMGVKFGGEDIRFQDLSFNLNFPTKKAGNFTIFGMGGLSSNVFEAVRDTTQWLVQKDGFDIYFKNKMGAAGLTHSLSLGKKLLWRTVVATSGLKNSREGYVLSKVNFQRFLNQADSSIKTKSTFTTNLTYKFGEYSNLKVGVFVTRQYDELFARSTDKKSSGAAQGLVIQPYANLHLSLLPKLTANIGLHYLKYTFNQTKSIEPRVSVQYQITNNQTISAAYGLHSQLQQPEIYFALATPNSGFLGNATLDVTKSRHYVLSHQYSFKKGSYFKTELFYQQIFNVPTALFNPTFSTLNLIEDYTPEPLQNFGKGRNYGVEISYQQYLTNGFYALTNATLYNATYTNHDGIERNSRFNGKHIFNLTIGKEWSRSKDRTLGTSLRVVWLGGFYEREINQQASIENKRLIYKNADAFTVKQADYFRPDFRIYMKKSKEKYSRTLALDIQNVANYQNVSYSYYDILQNKIVQQYQMGLIPILSYRWEF
- a CDS encoding STN and carboxypeptidase regulatory-like domain-containing protein, whose product is MKKLLTFLLLLICITKVISQSRPPLERIISIKISNERIDNALNIISKAGNFSFSYNPEEISVEKKVSLNTQNQPVREVLSNILGNTISFKNRGNYIILKKNTEEPQKDFFVMGYVSDGETGLKIERASIYEPVTLASAVSNQYGYYRLKIPKELNNINLLVRKQNYQDERILIKAKQDKLLNINLLPTPKLPKIDTIARLVSFKIDSLPNKKLDSLPPIQPIITKIEPREEKDSIIIEIPKFNYEEYWASTREKLLITQRRLTDWFITQKQNIHLDNIRDTIYRPIQISFLPFIGTNHYLSGNVINNISLNIIAGYSLGVRSLEVGGFLNVVRGKVNGIQASGFANLVGQDVKGIQVAGFTSVNGRNFYGIQGSGFSNLNGGNTGGIQVAGFANATLKNFSGIQASGFGNLVLQDMHASIQAAGFGNAVIGNGNGIQVASFGNLVGKNYKGLQVSGTINVVGGTLTGLQISLLNFAKKVKNGSQIGLFNFASESKNNLPIGLLSFAGKGGYQRLEIGTNEVNWFNMSFKTGVHQFYNILTAGYNFGFEAKPNFSLGYGLGTALKLNRTFGLNLDLVSSHIQTNNNRWKLNQHTKLALGLEVKALRHLAFFISPSFNFLASDESGIDLGKLNNWKLSEKQGNYLGQKATLTSWVGLQGGIRIL
- a CDS encoding FecR family protein yields the protein MTPNQPISENLLGKYLAQETDAQESALVEDWLRKDPKNQKELNDYQFILAQIANSKAENSDEQVVVNVDAAWKKVKAKMEPNPNQKNIKAKQSKLLFFTPVRIAASITLLLAASLAILFMRKKEPDIITLKTQNQTLEQKLPDGSVVFLNSNTQLSYPTDFEGDTREINLSGEAFFNVKRNEQKPFIIHANGTDVKVLGTSFNVKAYTTNVKVSVESGKVEFKHKKQKTLLVKGEEAEFEAAKDTIKKAILTDKNIFAYHTKTFIFENSSLEHVLTVLSENYHKKIVLKNNAIKSCRLTTTFNNESLPNALNVIAETLNLKVIIEGEKYIIDGTGCGTLSNAQ
- a CDS encoding RNA polymerase sigma-70 factor, giving the protein MTLSEQEIISAIKEGDENVFEHVFRKYYQTLCTYANSMLKEIEEAEEIVQNLFLSIWEKREDLEISISFKSYLYRAVHNHCLNRIKHLKVREDHQQYAVNYYEASYESVSQTVIKNELEFKIEEAIKKLPEQCQLIFRMSRFEELKYHEIAEQLNLSPKTVENQIGKALKILRLELAEYLPLLIFFLN
- a CDS encoding head GIN domain-containing protein; protein product: MKKMKFAAMLLMAALTLSMISCDVLQTTVDPVYAKQKLFDVKNFDALEIGSAFEITVTKGTDFKIKASGDEKDIDDLIVKERNGTLEVYYKNNWRLRRYRMSIDIEMPDLKKVDFSGATESSIKGFDNLDELEIELSGASKGTFYASARTYDINLSGASILDLEGQTNKIYAELSGASTLNAFNTDAIDASMNLSGASNGRINVSKKLKVTASGASKLRYRGAANVESNLSGSSKVVKE
- a CDS encoding YybH family protein; this encodes MITLDFAKSFAEEWIDAWNSHDLDRILSHYTDDFSITTPMAAKLYPQSNGIVVGKEEVRKYWTIGLERIPNLKFELIELLIGIDGITIYYLNTATNKKAAEVMTFDKNLMVNQINVYYSE